Within Nitrospirota bacterium, the genomic segment TCAAGGCAACTACTGATGAACCGTACTCTTTAACCAGAGGCAGGATTTCTTTTAATGTCTTTTCTTCTCCTGTTGTCGAATTGATTAAAGGTTTACCCGGACACACCTTTAAAGCCGACTTAATCACAGAGACATTAGAAGAATCAATCGAGATAGGCACATCCACAACCCCTATGACTGCCTTTATAGAGGATACCAGAGCCTTTGGCTCATCAATTTCTGGTGAACCTACATTTATATCAATAACAACTGCTCCTGCCGCTACCTGCCTCAGTGCTTCTTCTTTTATATATGACATATCCCCTGATTTCAGATCTCTGGCTAATCGTTTCTTCCCAGTAGGATTTATCCTCTCTCCAATTATCACTGTGGGTTGATCCCTTCCTATAACTACTTCTGTATTTTTACCCTTCAAGATGGTATGAACCCCGCACCACGGTTTGGCACCCGTGGCTTCGGGGTCTGACCATTCGGGAGAACAACCCCGTTCCTCCCCACCTTGCCTATCCCCCTTTGCGGAGCAAGGCCGGGGACAGGCGGGGCTTCCCGTTGGTGTGGGGTGAATTGTGGATTCTCTCATTTATTTGAATTCCTCTTTATTTTCCGATTTTAAATGTTACTATCATAACATAAAATTGGAGGTTCTCATCCATATAAGAATGAGAACCTCCTTTTAGGATAGAGGGTTAAGAGGCTCTTCAGATTTTTTCCAATGCCTCAAGTGACTTGTGTTTTCCTTCAATGCCTTTTGCCGCCCAGAAACAGGCTGCTATAAACCCACCTGATATGAAGATGGCCATAACATACGCAACATCCGCGAGTGACTTGGTAGCCTGATATACACTCGCCAGGAGAGGTGGGGCGATGACTCCACCAAGTCTTCCAAAGAAGGTACACCAGCCGATCCCTGCAGCCCGTATTCGAGTTGGGAAGATCTCTGACTTAATCACATATTCTGTAACCCAACCCCATGTGTAGACAAACTGCATAATGCAGAGAGAAATCAGTGCTGTTGTAGGGCTATTGACTATGAGCATACTCAGGGCAGCAAAGGGATAAGCCCCATAGGAAAGCACCCCTGTGACCTTTCTGCCGACTGTGTCTACCATAATCGTAGAGGTCAGACCACCAAGGAAGGCGAAGAAAAAGGCTATCATGAAGTAAAAGGGAACAATCTCAGGTGGGGTCTTGGTCATCGGGAAAAGAACAAGTGAAGCATAGGCGATTGAGCCATAACCGAGTGCCACCTGTGAAAAATTCATGAAAGCCCCTAAAGCCACTCTTCCAGGGTATTTGGTGTATAATTCTTTTGTCTGGTCCCAGACATTTTGTCGAACCCCGGAACGAATTATAATAGGCTCTACAGGAGCCAATTCCTTCAAGCCTTTTATCTCCATTATACGTCTTTCAGCGGTGTCCACAATTACCTTAGCCTCATCCATCCTCTGCCTGTCTATCAACCAGCGGGGAGATTCAGGGACGGTTTTACGAGCCCATAGTGCGAAGAGGGCAAGAAGTACAGCAAGCACGAAGCCTGCCCTCCAGGCGATTTCAGCCGGGAAAAGTTTTAAAGCAAACATTACAAGCATGGCAGAGGCTATTGCTCCGAGAGGCCACATGGACATAATAAAGGCATCTATCCTTCCTCTCATCTTTCTCGGGACGAACTCTACAACCGCAGAACTGATAGCCGCATATTCTCCACCTATGCCAATAGCAGCCATAAACCTGAGGAAGATAAATATCCAGATATTAGTAGAGAAGGCGCAGCCTACTGTAAAGAGTGCATACCATACGAGGGTTAAGATAAACATCTTCTTACGACCATACCTATCAGATAGATAACCAAAAACAACCGCTCCAACCATTATGCCTATCAACCAGACACTTACTGTAAGGGACCCTTGAAGAGGAGTAAATTGCCATATCTTCTTCAAAATACCGAGAATACTTCCGATGATACTTGCCTCAAGTGAGTCTAAAAACCAGGCAAATCCCAGGGCAAATACTATTCTGGTCTGCCACCTGGTCCACGGTAGTCTATCAAGCCTGGGTTCGACATCGCTTTTTATTTCGACTGCATGTGCTCTTTCCATTTAACTACCTCCCTTCCCAAATTACTACAGAAATACTTAAATCCACTCAGAAATTACTATCACCCTCAGTTATCACCCCCTTTCTAAAAATCATTTCTTGCCGTCAATCAGTTCAGCAGCCTTCTCTGCTGCCCTGATAGCATCCGGGGCATACCCGTCTGCCTCGATATCCATGGCGTATTTCTCAGTGACAGGAGCACCTCCTACAAGGACTTTGACCTTATCCCTTATTCCTTCTTTCTTGAGAAGTTCAATGACCCGCTTTAACTCAGGCATGGTAGTACTGAGCAGGGCTGACATTCCAAGAAGGGGGGCTTCCTCTTTGCGGAGGGCTGAGAGGAATTTTTCTTCAGGGACATTGATTCCAAGGTCAAACACTATAAACCCTGCATTTTCTAACATCATACCTACCATGTTTTTGCCAATATCGTGTAAGTCATTTTTAACTGTTCCCAGGACTACTCTGGCTTTCGGTTCTGATTCATTTCTGACTAAAAAAGGTTTAAGGATCTCCATCCCTGTTTTCATTGCCCTTGCTGATAGAAGAACCTCGGGAATGTAGGCTTCGTTACGTTTAAAACGCTCACCTAAAGTTAACAATCCTTTCTGTAAACCCTCATAAAGTATCTGGTTCGGATTCACTCCCTGATCTAAAAGTTCTCTTGTTACCTTGGCTGTTTCTATGTGATTCCCTTTTTCAACCAAACTTGCAAGAAGTATCATATCAGACATTATTTTTATTCTCCTCCCCTGTCAAAAGAGATTTATTTCAGTTATATCTTCAGCGGATATTTCCCATAGTCTTTCAGTGCCTCCATCATTGCCCAGATATTTTCTGTAGGGACATCCTGATAGAGCAGATGAGCCGGCATAAATACATAGCCACCACCCGGGGCATATGCACTGAGAAGCCTTTTTACCTCTTCTCTAATCTCTGCTGGTGTCCCCTGGGGCAATAACTGCTGTGTATCCAGTCCACCCTTGAATGCCAGCCTGTTTCCATATCTCTTTTTGATTGCTACATAGTCCGATTGCACACCTGTAGGTTGCATTGTGCTTATAAATCCCACACCCAATTCAATGAGGTCATCGAATATGAGACTGAAATCGCCACATGAATGATACAGGATGATTATCTCGGGGTTTGCTTTTTTAAATGCCTTGATCATCCTGCCGAGGCGAGGTTTTACCAGTTTTCTCCAGAGGTCAGGAGGTATAAGCAATCCCATCTGGGTTCCCACATCATCCCCGATCCTGATAATATCAACCCCTTCATTTACTGCGTGAGTCCCGAGGACAATATAATAGTCAGCAAGACCATCAAGAACCCTTCCGACCCAGTCAGGGTCGTCATATGAGTCAAGGATGAACTTCTCCATCCCTCGAAGGTGAGCCATAGATGCTTCGTAAAGAGAACTTGAAAGGTCAACAATAACAACATAATCATCATGATATTTTTTCATTACTCTTCTAATCTCGTTCAATCTTCTGGGATCATTTGGATTGGGCCATTGATAAGTATCAAGATTCTCTTTATTTTCAAGGGGGTGCTTTATTGGATTATTGAAACCTGACTGCCTTTGATAGACAACCCCCCACTCGCTGGTAAAGGTCTCCCCTTCGACTAAATCACCCACACTCATCTCCATGAGTGCGTTGATACCGACCTGACAGACAATCGCATCGTTACCTATCCGGGGTCCCAAATCTTCTCCAGAAACACCGAATATCTGAGAAAGTCTCTCCCCAATTTCCTTTCCCCATCGAATCAGTTGGGGTACCCTATCTGGTTCTTTATGATTTAATGCCATCAAGAATCTTTCCCTGGGTTTCATCTCAGAGTTATAAGTTTCCTCCTCTCTATAAATTTTCTATGCCCATCAATTCTAAAGCCTTCTCAGCGGCTGATGTCCCATCAGGAGCAAAACCGTTTGCTCCTACCTCAATAGCAAAGCTTGGAGTAACGGGAGCACCTCCTATCATGACCTTTACCTTTTCCCTGAGTTTCCTCCGCTTAACAAGTTCAATGACATCTTTAATTCCAATCAGGGTGGTGCTCATTCTGGCTGAGAGGGCTAAAATATCGGCGCTTTCTTGCTCAACGACAGAAACAAAATCCTCAGGTGAAACATCCACTCCCACGTCTATCACCCTGAATCCAACTGTCTCAAACATAATCTTAACTATGTTTTTACCAATATCGTGAAGGTCATTTTTTACCATTCCAAGGACAATAATCCCTTTCGGTTGCTCCATTCTGCCGTTAAGGTGGATTTTGAGAACCTCCATACCTGCATGGAGGGCTTTATTACCCATCAAGATTTCAGGAAGGAATGTCTCGCCACTTTTAAATTGTGCTGCCAGCCTCTCCATTCCTTTTTGTAACCCATGAATCAATATGTCCCGGGCATCGATTCCCTGCCAAAGGACCTTTTGCGTCCACTGTTTGACCTGTGAATCTTCTCCGTTCTCTACCATTTTCGCAAGGGTTTCCAAATTATCTTTGCTGATAAGCAAAACCTTAGCCTTATCCATTCTGTCTGTTTTGACTTCTATTATCTTTTCCTTTAACGGATAAGTCCCATAGTCTCTCAAAGCCTCAAACATTGCCCAGATATTGTGCAGGGGAACATCGCCATAAAGAAGATGAGAGGGCATAAATATGTATCCACCCCCCGCACCTAAGGTTCGAACTAATCTCCGAACCTCTTCTCTGACATCTTCAGGAGTCCCCATAGGAAGGAGACATTGAGTATCTAACCCCCCCTTGAATGCCAAATATTTGCCAAACTCCTCTTTGATCTCAGAAAGATTCATAGAACCTACTTCCTGCATTGAACTTATTAATTGGACACCAATATCAATGAGATCAGGAATGATGGGACGAAAGTCTCCACAGGAATGATAAAGAATGATAATTTCCGGGTTCACTTGCCTGAAGGTCTGGACCATCCGAAACAGCCGGGGTCTAACCAATCTCCTCCAGAGCTTTGGATGAATTAACATCCCCCGTTGAGAACCAATATCATCACCAATCCTGATAATATCTGCACCTTCCATGATTGCCTTGGTTCCAAGGACGGAATAGTAATCTGTTAGTTCATCTAAAAGCCTGCCAGCAAAAATAGGGTCCTCGTAGCAATCTATAAGAAACTGCTCCATTCCTCTTAAATGGGCAGCGGCTGCCTCAAAGAGGGTGCTGGAGAGGTCAGCTATAATGGCAAATTCTTTACCATACTTCTGGATAATAATTCTGAGTTTCTCTATCTTTTTTGGATCATCAGGGTTTGGGAACTGATACCCATCAAGGTCTTTTTTATTCTTTAATGGATGCCCAACAGGGTTATTAAAACCCAGCCGCCTTTCATACCTAACACCCCATTCATTAGTATAGGTTTCACCTTGTTCCAGGTCTCCGATGCTCATCTCCATCTCAGAGTTGATTCCTAACTGGCAAACAATCGCATCGTTACCGATTCTAACTTCCAATTCAGGACCTGTTACTCCGTATATCTCCCCCACTTTCTCTCCCACTTCTTTTCCCCAGCGGATCAGTTGGGGAACACGATCGGGCTCTTGATGGTGAATAGCAGCTAAGAATCTCTCACGAGGTATCATTTACAACCTCCCTGAACTATTCTTGAAGCAATAGTTGTGCCAATGAATTTAATTAAAATAACTATTTGAATTTAAAACGGAATTTGTAAAAATGAGGTTAAAGAGAGAGTTTAAATATGTCCAAATATAAGACATGTCCAGTTAGACAATGTCCAATCTTCACAGACCATATTTTTTAAGTTTTATATAAAAAGTGGAGCGAGGAATACCCAGAACCTTTGATGCCTTACGCTTATTGCCATGCGTTAGTTCAAGTGCTCTTCGAATATGAGCCACTTCTATATCTTTCATAGATTCTCCAATAGATATCGAAGGAAGTTTTGAAAGTCCTATGTTTTTTTGTCTCTTCGTGAGAGGAAGACTTTTAACACCGATGATCTCTCCATTAGTAAGATTCATTGCTCCTTCTATCACATTCTCCAATTCTCTGATATTCCCGGGCCATGAGTAATCCTTGAAAATGGTCATTACATCTTCGGAAACATATCGGATCTCCTTGCCTGTTTTCTTATTGAGTTTATTTAAAAAATGCTTCACAAACAATGGGATATCTTCCTTCCTCTCCCTTAATGGAGGAATATAAATTGGGATAACTTCCAGACGATAAAAGAGGTCTTCCCGGAATTCACCTTTTTGTATTTTTTCTTGCAGATTAAATCGAGTTGAAGCGATAACCCTGACATCTATCTCTAAGGTCTCTGTACCCCCGACACGCTCGATCTCCTTTTCCTGCAAGACACGCAGGAGTTTTACCTGCATTGGAAGCCCCATATCACCCACTTCATCCAGGAAGAGAGTCCCTTTATGAGCCCGCTCAAATCTTCCTGGTTTTCCACCTTTGCGTGCACCTGTAAAAGCCCCTTCTTCGTAACCAAACAACTCTGATTCTAAAAGATTATCAGGTATACCTGCACAATCAACTTTGATGAAAGGCAAATTTTTTCTTTTGCTAATGGAATGAATGGCATGAGCAAAAAGTTCTTTTCCTACACCGCTCTCTCCATATAATAGGACCGTTGAGTCACTCTGTGCAGCAAGATAAGCAAGGGACTTTGCCTTTTCGATCGCTTCACTGTTTCCCACAATGTTATCAAACCCAAATTTGCTTCCCAGGACTTTTTTCAACTGCCTCAATTGACTTGCCATTCCCTTTAGCTTAGTCATGTCTTTAAAAATATGACCATCTTCGCCTTGAAAACAGAAAGATTTCCTGCATCCTGCCATAACTTCTTCTTCATCCGTTGAAAAGATGACCACCTCGATATTTTTAAAAGAGGGCCCAACTATGATACCACGTTCAAACGATTCGTTAGGGATAATATGTCGTGTAATCTTGATGGAGGTTAAGGAGAGTAGTTTACCAATAGTCTCGTCGCGATTAATTCCAAGGTTTCGACTGGTATTCTGACTGATATAGACTATAACACCATTCTTATCTATGATAAATAAGTCATCGAAAATGCAGTCGAGAATACTCTCCAGAATTGTATTTCGTCTAACCAGAGAGAATAAGTCTAACTTATCATCAAATATCTCTAAAGAATCTTCCATAACTACACATAATACTCTATCACCTATCTAAGTTCTATGTCAAGATACCTCGGTTAAATTTTACTGCAAAAGAAACCTAATCGTAGCAAGACTGCCATAGACAAAGAAACAATATCATATAAAATTAAAATAAAAAGAGAAAATAATGGATATCCTAAAAAGTATCGAAGATGCAGTTGTCCAAAGAAACATCCAAGATGTGAAGACCCTGACTCAAACTGCTCTGGATAATAACATTACCCCAACAGACATCCTCAACAAAGGACTGATCAGGGGTCTTGAAATCATCGGTGATCTCTTTGAGCGCCAGGAAATATTTGTCCCTGAGCTCCTTCTATCTGCCATGGCCATGAAGGAAGGTCTCTCCCTGTTAAAGCCAATTCTTGAAAAAAGTGATATTCCTCCAATTGGAAAGGTAGTAATCGGTACGGTAGAAGGTGATGTACATGATATAGGCAAGAATATCGTCTCAATGATGCTTACAGGGGCAGGATTTCATGTGATTGATCTTGGCATTGATGTCTCTGCACAGAAGTTCCGCGAGGTAGTAGAAAAGGAAAAAGCAGATATCCTCGCACTCTCCTGCCTTTACACACCTACCCGTTTAGCAATGAAGGATGTTATTAGTGCTTTGCAAGAGGATAATTTACGGAACAATGTCAAAGTCCTCATTGGTGGAGCCCCTATCGACCAGAAATTCGCAGATATGATCGGAGCGGATGGGTATGCGTCAGATGCTCCATCCGGAGTAAAGAAATCTTTGGGTTGGCTGAGGAAATAACAAACAGCCAATGCAAAGAGACTGGAGGAGGTTATGCAAGAGGATAAGATTTTCCAAGAACGAAGAGCACGAATTAACGAGCTTCGTGCAAAAAATGAGAAGATGAGTTGCAGGCAAAGGGCGATGACGGCGGTTAAACATCAAGAACCTGATAGGATTCCTATCGACAACTGGATGGTCCCCGAGATTCAAAAAAAGACAATGGAATACTTTGGCTGCGAGAATTATGAAGAACTGCTGAAGTTCCTTGGGATTGATTTCAGAAACAATTATGGGCCAAGCTATGTAGGACAGACCTTCAAAAAACACCCTGATGGAACGGTAGAAGACCTCTGGGGCGTAAAGAGAAAGATCGTTACCTATGGTAAAGGGACAGACCACGAGGGGACCTACTCTGAGGTCGCCGAGTCTCCTCTTGAACAGATGGCGACCGTTGAGGAGATAGAAAGATATGACCGCTGGGCAAGCCCTGCTTGGTGGGATTATTCTGCAGTGAAGAAGGACTGCCTGGTTTATCACCCCGATTATGCGGTCATCAATGTAGGAGACCGTCTTGATCGAACCGCACAATTGAAACCCATGATGTATCTAAGAGGAGTCCAGCAGACATTTGTCGATCTGGCACTCAATCCCAAGATCGTCGAGGCAATCAGAGACCATATTATCAATTATTTTGTTGAATACAACCACCATGTCTTTAAATCGGCTAATGGGGAGATTGATATCTTCATGATGGGCGACGACATAGGAGGTCAGACTGGTCCTCTGCTCAGCCTCGATATGTGGAGACGCTACTTCAAGAAAGGATTCAAGACCTACATAGACATTGCCCACCAGTATGGCATCCCTGTGATGTATCATACCTGTGGGGATGTGAAACATTTTATACCCGACCTTATCGAATGCGGACTCGACATCCTCCAGTCTCTCCAACCCCGTGCGACCAATATGGACATTAAAAAATTGAAGAAGGAGTTTGGCAAGCACATCACCTTCCAGGGCGGGATGGATATCCAGCACGTCCTCCCTCTCGGGAAATCAGAGGATATAAGGGAGATGGTAAGGTATGCGATGGAATCAGCGAAGGTAGGGGGTGGTTACATCATCTGTACAGCCCATAATATTCAGGTGGATACCCCCATTGAGAATGTGGTTGCCTTATTTGAGGCATACCATGAGTTTGGAGCATACTGAGGTATAAGGGATGTTGGTGATCGGAGAAAAGATTAACAGTTCCATTAAGGGTGTGGAGGAGGCGATCCTCCAGCGAAACGAATCTTTTTTCCACGATTTGGCAAAATGCCAGATGCTCGCTGGAGCTGATTATCTTGAGGTGAATTCCGGATTTCGCATATATCCTGAAGAGGAGGCAGAGGATGTGGAATGGCTTGTCCCTTTAGTTCAGGGTGCAACAGAGCTCCCACTTTGCATCGATTCTCCTTACCCACTTGTCATTCAGACAGCCCTGAAACATCATAAAGGTGTAGCGATAATTAACTCAATCAATGGAGAGAGTGACCGATATGGAGAGATTCTTCCTTTGGCAAAACAGTATGGTTGTGGTCTCATTGCATTGACATCAGATAGAGGAGGCATTCCTTCCGGTGTATCAGGTCGCCTCAAAATAGCCGAGAGAATTGCCAATACAGTCTCAAATAACGGTATTCCCCTTAAGAATCTTTACTTTGATCCACTTGTCATGCCCTTGTCCTCTGATACAAAAAATGGTCTCCTGTTCCTCGAGACCTTAAAAGAGATTAAACGGTTATTCCCTGAGGCAAAAACTATTTCAGGCTTGAGTAATATATCCTTTGGTCTTCCAAGAAGGAGTCTTATCAATCAGGCTTTCCTGATCCTGTCCATCGAGGCTGGTCTGGACGCCGCTATCTTAAACCCGCTGGATCAAAGGCTTATGGCACTTATAAAAAGCACTGAGGCTATTCTAAACAAAGACCCTTTTTGCCTGAAATATATTGAGGCATATCGGGAGGGAAGGCTTGTATAAGCAAGGGAGGAGGTGATGTTATTGAAAGATCGAGGAAAATTATTTGATGGAACTTAACTTAAAATGAAAGGAGGCGAAAATTTATGGCACAAGAGACATCAGCA encodes:
- a CDS encoding sigma 54-interacting transcriptional regulator, yielding MEDSLEIFDDKLDLFSLVRRNTILESILDCIFDDLFIIDKNGVIVYISQNTSRNLGINRDETIGKLLSLTSIKITRHIIPNESFERGIIVGPSFKNIEVVIFSTDEEEVMAGCRKSFCFQGEDGHIFKDMTKLKGMASQLRQLKKVLGSKFGFDNIVGNSEAIEKAKSLAYLAAQSDSTVLLYGESGVGKELFAHAIHSISKRKNLPFIKVDCAGIPDNLLESELFGYEEGAFTGARKGGKPGRFERAHKGTLFLDEVGDMGLPMQVKLLRVLQEKEIERVGGTETLEIDVRVIASTRFNLQEKIQKGEFREDLFYRLEVIPIYIPPLRERKEDIPLFVKHFLNKLNKKTGKEIRYVSEDVMTIFKDYSWPGNIRELENVIEGAMNLTNGEIIGVKSLPLTKRQKNIGLSKLPSISIGESMKDIEVAHIRRALELTHGNKRKASKVLGIPRSTFYIKLKKYGL
- a CDS encoding corrinoid protein, whose translation is MDILKSIEDAVVQRNIQDVKTLTQTALDNNITPTDILNKGLIRGLEIIGDLFERQEIFVPELLLSAMAMKEGLSLLKPILEKSDIPPIGKVVIGTVEGDVHDIGKNIVSMMLTGAGFHVIDLGIDVSAQKFREVVEKEKADILALSCLYTPTRLAMKDVISALQEDNLRNNVKVLIGGAPIDQKFADMIGADGYASDAPSGVKKSLGWLRK
- a CDS encoding uroporphyrinogen decarboxylase family protein, with translation MIPRERFLAAIHHQEPDRVPQLIRWGKEVGEKVGEIYGVTGPELEVRIGNDAIVCQLGINSEMEMSIGDLEQGETYTNEWGVRYERRLGFNNPVGHPLKNKKDLDGYQFPNPDDPKKIEKLRIIIQKYGKEFAIIADLSSTLFEAAAAHLRGMEQFLIDCYEDPIFAGRLLDELTDYYSVLGTKAIMEGADIIRIGDDIGSQRGMLIHPKLWRRLVRPRLFRMVQTFRQVNPEIIILYHSCGDFRPIIPDLIDIGVQLISSMQEVGSMNLSEIKEEFGKYLAFKGGLDTQCLLPMGTPEDVREEVRRLVRTLGAGGGYIFMPSHLLYGDVPLHNIWAMFEALRDYGTYPLKEKIIEVKTDRMDKAKVLLISKDNLETLAKMVENGEDSQVKQWTQKVLWQGIDARDILIHGLQKGMERLAAQFKSGETFLPEILMGNKALHAGMEVLKIHLNGRMEQPKGIIVLGMVKNDLHDIGKNIVKIMFETVGFRVIDVGVDVSPEDFVSVVEQESADILALSARMSTTLIGIKDVIELVKRRKLREKVKVMIGGAPVTPSFAIEVGANGFAPDGTSAAEKALELMGIENL
- a CDS encoding dihydropteroate synthase, coding for MLVIGEKINSSIKGVEEAILQRNESFFHDLAKCQMLAGADYLEVNSGFRIYPEEEAEDVEWLVPLVQGATELPLCIDSPYPLVIQTALKHHKGVAIINSINGESDRYGEILPLAKQYGCGLIALTSDRGGIPSGVSGRLKIAERIANTVSNNGIPLKNLYFDPLVMPLSSDTKNGLLFLETLKEIKRLFPEAKTISGLSNISFGLPRRSLINQAFLILSIEAGLDAAILNPLDQRLMALIKSTEAILNKDPFCLKYIEAYREGRLV
- a CDS encoding MFS transporter, which encodes MERAHAVEIKSDVEPRLDRLPWTRWQTRIVFALGFAWFLDSLEASIIGSILGILKKIWQFTPLQGSLTVSVWLIGIMVGAVVFGYLSDRYGRKKMFILTLVWYALFTVGCAFSTNIWIFIFLRFMAAIGIGGEYAAISSAVVEFVPRKMRGRIDAFIMSMWPLGAIASAMLVMFALKLFPAEIAWRAGFVLAVLLALFALWARKTVPESPRWLIDRQRMDEAKVIVDTAERRIMEIKGLKELAPVEPIIIRSGVRQNVWDQTKELYTKYPGRVALGAFMNFSQVALGYGSIAYASLVLFPMTKTPPEIVPFYFMIAFFFAFLGGLTSTIMVDTVGRKVTGVLSYGAYPFAALSMLIVNSPTTALISLCIMQFVYTWGWVTEYVIKSEIFPTRIRAAGIGWCTFFGRLGGVIAPPLLASVYQATKSLADVAYVMAIFISGGFIAACFWAAKGIEGKHKSLEALEKI
- a CDS encoding uroporphyrinogen decarboxylase family protein, with the protein product MQEDKIFQERRARINELRAKNEKMSCRQRAMTAVKHQEPDRIPIDNWMVPEIQKKTMEYFGCENYEELLKFLGIDFRNNYGPSYVGQTFKKHPDGTVEDLWGVKRKIVTYGKGTDHEGTYSEVAESPLEQMATVEEIERYDRWASPAWWDYSAVKKDCLVYHPDYAVINVGDRLDRTAQLKPMMYLRGVQQTFVDLALNPKIVEAIRDHIINYFVEYNHHVFKSANGEIDIFMMGDDIGGQTGPLLSLDMWRRYFKKGFKTYIDIAHQYGIPVMYHTCGDVKHFIPDLIECGLDILQSLQPRATNMDIKKLKKEFGKHITFQGGMDIQHVLPLGKSEDIREMVRYAMESAKVGGGYIICTAHNIQVDTPIENVVALFEAYHEFGAY
- a CDS encoding corrinoid protein, whose product is MSDMILLASLVEKGNHIETAKVTRELLDQGVNPNQILYEGLQKGLLTLGERFKRNEAYIPEVLLSARAMKTGMEILKPFLVRNESEPKARVVLGTVKNDLHDIGKNMVGMMLENAGFIVFDLGINVPEEKFLSALRKEEAPLLGMSALLSTTMPELKRVIELLKKEGIRDKVKVLVGGAPVTEKYAMDIEADGYAPDAIRAAEKAAELIDGKK
- a CDS encoding uroporphyrinogen decarboxylase family protein, whose product is MKPRERFLMALNHKEPDRVPQLIRWGKEIGERLSQIFGVSGEDLGPRIGNDAIVCQVGINALMEMSVGDLVEGETFTSEWGVVYQRQSGFNNPIKHPLENKENLDTYQWPNPNDPRRLNEIRRVMKKYHDDYVVIVDLSSSLYEASMAHLRGMEKFILDSYDDPDWVGRVLDGLADYYIVLGTHAVNEGVDIIRIGDDVGTQMGLLIPPDLWRKLVKPRLGRMIKAFKKANPEIIILYHSCGDFSLIFDDLIELGVGFISTMQPTGVQSDYVAIKKRYGNRLAFKGGLDTQQLLPQGTPAEIREEVKRLLSAYAPGGGYVFMPAHLLYQDVPTENIWAMMEALKDYGKYPLKI
- a CDS encoding dihydropteroate synthase yields the protein MRESTIHPTPTGSPACPRPCSAKGDRQGGEERGCSPEWSDPEATGAKPWCGVHTILKGKNTEVVIGRDQPTVIIGERINPTGKKRLARDLKSGDMSYIKEEALRQVAAGAVVIDINVGSPEIDEPKALVSSIKAVIGVVDVPISIDSSNVSVIKSALKVCPGKPLINSTTGEEKTLKEILPLVKEYGSSVVALTMDENGIPQDCDGRFEIAKKIIQWAEDMGITHEDVIIDPMVMTVAADYRSALSVLDAIERIATELKVNLVIGGSNISHGLPERSVINAAFLSMAIQRGLTMVIADPTVTTVRQAILASDLLMGKDEFAIRYISHYRKMKDST